One part of the Euwallacea similis isolate ESF13 chromosome 30, ESF131.1, whole genome shotgun sequence genome encodes these proteins:
- the LOC136417865 gene encoding cytochrome b5 reductase 4 isoform X2, with product MLCKFKLNHCCCWRWSNKSEELSDEEKKDTTKGTDIFNVEDGASKKHTVEIEEEVDEEGNPRNKVALQPGHSLMDWIRLGSSGKDLTGLGARAGTLTVTKTELAKHNNKHDGWLSIRGRVYCITHYFPFHPGGEEELMRGVGVDATSLFDEVHPWVNYEQILQKCLVGKLVTVDPSINKEALFYGEQQAQSAKTDSFSPTKSDVLSPTSSAEPLEPEPAEPLRFDWIQKTGSISVIFYTKAFSNPLVQVSKPEDDQSVTIIFCYDGSMLVNDIKFHAKISWPCEVNMVIETGKVEVVFRKCIGVIWDTYGVLQQQAKSVGSGSLGSPKQYKSTYVINKKSQVNYNTWMFSLHRKDKQKVIMPIGRHFRIYGVVDGTEMSRSYTPVPESVFDSFLPNRASMNHNMGLVIKRYSDGKISRFITDKNEEDEIEMSDPLGLFNMKLLEKRETFLMLAAGTGITPMLNLIIFLLERRVKKCQFIRLLFFNRTEQDILLSTQLEQLAEADKRIKIDNVLSEPSDDWKGLKGHVNAQLIESCLQEHLQDTGYTIRSIYGFICGPPKFNEKSKQELTSVGLNKEQFHTFGG from the exons GAAACCCCCGCAACAAAGTGGCTTTACAACCCGGTCATTCGCTTATGGACTGGATACGACTAGGTTCGTCTGGAAAAGACTTGACAGGCTTGGGAGCCAGAGCTGGAACATTAACA GTCACAAAAACAGAACTAGCAAAACATAACAACAAACACGACGGATGGCTGTCCATTCGAGGAAGAGTCTACTGCATAACGCATTACTTTCCCTTCCATCCTGGAGGAGAAGAAGAGCTGATGCGAGGAGTAGGAGTAGATGCCACATCTTTGTTCGATGAA GTTCATCCGTGGGTAAACTACGaacaaattcttcaaaaatgtttagtagGTAAACTGGTAACAGTGGATCCAAGTATAAACAAAGAGGCCCTCTTTTACGGGGAGCAACAGGCTCAATCTGCGAAGACAGACAGTTTCAGCCCTACCAAAAGTGATGTACTATCACCAACCAGTTCTGCAG AACCCTTAGAACCCGAACCTGCTGAACCTCTTCGTTTCGACTGGATCCAAAAAACTGGTTCTATTTCCGTAATCTTCTATACCAAGGCTTTTTCAAATCCTCTAGTGCAAGTGAGCAAACCGGAAGATGACCAAAGCGTAACCATTATATTTTGCTATGATGGGTCCATGTTGGTAAACGACATAAAATTTCACGCCAAAATTTCGTGGCCCTGTGAAGTTAACATGGTGATTGAAACTGGAAAAGTAGAAGTAGTGTTTAG GAAATGTATTGGTGTGATATGGGACACTTACGGTGTTCTCCAACAACAAGCAAAATCAGTCGGAAGTGGTAGTTTAGGGTCTCCGAAACAGTATAAATCCACTTACGTTATAAACAAAAAGTCGCAAGTCAATTACAACACTTGGATGTTCAGCTTACACAGGAAGGACAAACAAAAGGTTATAATGCCCATAGGCAGACATTTTAGGATTTATGGAGTAGTAGATG GCACAGAAATGTCCAGATCTTACACACCAGTGCCTGAAAGCGTATTTGATAGTTTCTTACCAAACCGAGCATCAATGAACCACAATATGGGTTTAGTAATAAAGCGCTATTCAGATGGAAAAATAAGCAGATTTATCACAG ataaaaatgaagaagatGAGATAGAAATGAGTGATCCGCTAGGCCTATTCAACATGAAACTCCTCGAAAAACGGGAAACCTTCCTGATGTTGGCTGCTGGAACTGGCATAACGCCTATGCtcaacttaattatttttctactcGAAAgaagagttaaaaaatg TCAGTTCATACGATTGCTTTTCTTCAATAGAACCGAGCAAGATATTTTGCTAAGCACTCAGCTAGAACAATTAGCGGAAGCGGATAAAAG gattaaaattgataacGTTTTATCGGAACCCTCGGATGACTGGAAAGGGCTTAAAGGCCACGTAAACGCCCAGTTAATTGAAAGTTGCTTACAGGAACATCTGCAGGACACTGGATATACGATAAGa AGTATTTATGGCTTTATTTGTGGACCGCCgaaatttaacgaaaaatcCAAACAAGAACTGACTTCAGTCGGTTTAAACAAGGAACAGTTCCACACCTTTGGAGGATAG
- the LOC136417865 gene encoding cytochrome b5 reductase 4 isoform X3: protein MDWIRLGSSGKDLTGLGARAGTLTVTKTELAKHNNKHDGWLSIRGRVYCITHYFPFHPGGEEELMRGVGVDATSLFDEVHPWVNYEQILQKCLVGKLVTVDPSINKEALFYGEQQAQSAKTDSFSPTKSDVLSPTSSAEPLEPEPAEPLRFDWIQKTGSISVIFYTKAFSNPLVQVSKPEDDQSVTIIFCYDGSMLVNDIKFHAKISWPCEVNMVIETGKVEVVFRKCIGVIWDTYGVLQQQAKSVGSGSLGSPKQYKSTYVINKKSQVNYNTWMFSLHRKDKQKVIMPIGRHFRIYGVVDGTEMSRSYTPVPESVFDSFLPNRASMNHNMGLVIKRYSDGKISRFITDKNEEDEIEMSDPLGLFNMKLLEKRETFLMLAAGTGITPMLNLIIFLLERRVKKCQFIRLLFFNRTEQDILLSTQLEQLAEADKRIKIDNVLSEPSDDWKGLKGHVNAQLIESCLQEHLQDTGYTIRSIYGFICGPPKFNEKSKQELTSVGLNKEQFHTFGG from the exons ATGGACTGGATACGACTAGGTTCGTCTGGAAAAGACTTGACAGGCTTGGGAGCCAGAGCTGGAACATTAACA GTCACAAAAACAGAACTAGCAAAACATAACAACAAACACGACGGATGGCTGTCCATTCGAGGAAGAGTCTACTGCATAACGCATTACTTTCCCTTCCATCCTGGAGGAGAAGAAGAGCTGATGCGAGGAGTAGGAGTAGATGCCACATCTTTGTTCGATGAA GTTCATCCGTGGGTAAACTACGaacaaattcttcaaaaatgtttagtagGTAAACTGGTAACAGTGGATCCAAGTATAAACAAAGAGGCCCTCTTTTACGGGGAGCAACAGGCTCAATCTGCGAAGACAGACAGTTTCAGCCCTACCAAAAGTGATGTACTATCACCAACCAGTTCTGCAG AACCCTTAGAACCCGAACCTGCTGAACCTCTTCGTTTCGACTGGATCCAAAAAACTGGTTCTATTTCCGTAATCTTCTATACCAAGGCTTTTTCAAATCCTCTAGTGCAAGTGAGCAAACCGGAAGATGACCAAAGCGTAACCATTATATTTTGCTATGATGGGTCCATGTTGGTAAACGACATAAAATTTCACGCCAAAATTTCGTGGCCCTGTGAAGTTAACATGGTGATTGAAACTGGAAAAGTAGAAGTAGTGTTTAG GAAATGTATTGGTGTGATATGGGACACTTACGGTGTTCTCCAACAACAAGCAAAATCAGTCGGAAGTGGTAGTTTAGGGTCTCCGAAACAGTATAAATCCACTTACGTTATAAACAAAAAGTCGCAAGTCAATTACAACACTTGGATGTTCAGCTTACACAGGAAGGACAAACAAAAGGTTATAATGCCCATAGGCAGACATTTTAGGATTTATGGAGTAGTAGATG GCACAGAAATGTCCAGATCTTACACACCAGTGCCTGAAAGCGTATTTGATAGTTTCTTACCAAACCGAGCATCAATGAACCACAATATGGGTTTAGTAATAAAGCGCTATTCAGATGGAAAAATAAGCAGATTTATCACAG ataaaaatgaagaagatGAGATAGAAATGAGTGATCCGCTAGGCCTATTCAACATGAAACTCCTCGAAAAACGGGAAACCTTCCTGATGTTGGCTGCTGGAACTGGCATAACGCCTATGCtcaacttaattatttttctactcGAAAgaagagttaaaaaatg TCAGTTCATACGATTGCTTTTCTTCAATAGAACCGAGCAAGATATTTTGCTAAGCACTCAGCTAGAACAATTAGCGGAAGCGGATAAAAG gattaaaattgataacGTTTTATCGGAACCCTCGGATGACTGGAAAGGGCTTAAAGGCCACGTAAACGCCCAGTTAATTGAAAGTTGCTTACAGGAACATCTGCAGGACACTGGATATACGATAAGa AGTATTTATGGCTTTATTTGTGGACCGCCgaaatttaacgaaaaatcCAAACAAGAACTGACTTCAGTCGGTTTAAACAAGGAACAGTTCCACACCTTTGGAGGATAG
- the LOC136417786 gene encoding serine protease inhibitor I/II-like, with protein sequence MARLGIFVCLLFVLVVFAQLANAEECTPGATKKEDCNSCSCISPGIWICTKIQCRNKREAQTEPCTEGQTTSFDNGCNTCTCTNGIWACTQKLCLAGIIPSSRASKGEKQLS encoded by the exons atgGCGAGATTGGGCATATTTGTATGCCTGCTATTTGTGCTGGTGGTTTTTGCTCAATTAG CAAATGCTGAAGAATGTACTCCCGGGGCGACTAAGAAAGAAGACTGCAACAGTTGTAGTTGCATATCACCTGGAATATGGATTTGTACTAAAATTCAATGTCGGAATAAAAGAGAAG CTCAAACCGAGCCTTGTACCGAGGGTCAAACTACCTCTTTCGATAATGGTTGCAACACATGTACTTGTACCAACGGAATATGGGCTTGTACACAGAAACTTTGCCTTGCAGGTATTATACCGTCCTCAAGGGCATCTAAAGGAGAGAAGCAATTGAGTTAG